TTGTCTCTTTTTCTAATGAAAATATATCAACCGTTCTACGAAAATTTTCCCGCCGTCAAACAACTCCAGCCGCCACCCCTCGCCCAATCAAAAAACCACTCCCCCAAAAAAGAAAGTGGTCACCAACCAATCAAAACGAATTCCGCTCGATCCCGTATTTCCGTATCCGGTACTGTAGATTCTGTCTGCTCATCCCCAGTGATTTCGCGGTCTTGGTGATATTGAAGTCGTGGTATTTCAATGCTTTCTGAATATAATAGGTTTCGGCTTCCTCTATGAAAAGCTCTAACGGCTTGATTTCCGTGCCTGATTGATAGAGAAATTCCGACCCATCCTGGCTTTCATCATCTGTCACACTGTGATGGATCCGCTGCCTGAAACCAAAGGGAAGATGCTTGTAGCCGATCTCCTCCTCAAACCCTACGAGATTGAATGCCCCTTCCATGACATGCTCAAGCTCCCGTACGTTCCCCGGCCAGTCATACTGTTGGAAAATCTCCCGCACTTCGTCGGATATCCCCTTGATATTCATGGCGAAATGATGGTTGAACTGGTTGATGAAATAATCCACAAGCTCAGGCAGATCTTCTTTTCTCGAACGGAGAGAAGGGATGAAGATAGACACGACGCTCAGACGATAATACAGGTCCTTCAATAACCGCCCTTCTGCAATGGCGTCGATCGGATCCTCGTTCACCGTCGCCATCACCCTGACGTCGAAAGGAAGGTCCGTCCCTCTAGAGAGGAAGTTTAACAGTTTCTCCTGAAGGGAAGGGGGTAATGAGTTGATTTCGTCGAGGAGGAGAGTTCCTCCCTGTGCCTGTCGGAAGAGAGAGGGACGGTGATGTTCAGGGTCTTTTCCCTCACTCTTGTCGTGAAAAAGAATTTCATCAAGCATGTCATCGCGTAAAGAAGAGCAATTCTGGGTGATGAAGGGACGGTTGGCACGAGCGCTGTCGTTGTGAATGCTCTGGGCGAACAGTTCCTTCCCGGTCCCGATTTCGCCGCAGATCAAGACAGGGGAGGAGGTACGTGTCGCCTGTTTTCCTGTTTCGACAGCGTCCTCGAGACGGGGATGATGCCCTATGATGCTTTCGAATGTGAAAAAGCTGCTGGACTTTTTATGTATTTGATCCCTCATCACCTTCTCCAGTTTGGTGATGTCCCTGGCAATTTCGATGGCTCCGATCAGCACTTCATCGAGA
The DNA window shown above is from Rossellomorea vietnamensis and carries:
- a CDS encoding sigma-54 interaction domain-containing protein, with the protein product MLESEKRLYMYEKVAEHLESGVHVIDSTGRTIIYNRKMREIEGMEIEDVLDKNLLDVFQFHSEEESTLLKVLKTNKPTLNVKQTYFNMNGIEITTMNDTFPIFLDEVLIGAIEIARDITKLEKVMRDQIHKKSSSFFTFESIIGHHPRLEDAVETGKQATRTSSPVLICGEIGTGKELFAQSIHNDSARANRPFITQNCSSLRDDMLDEILFHDKSEGKDPEHHRPSLFRQAQGGTLLLDEINSLPPSLQEKLLNFLSRGTDLPFDVRVMATVNEDPIDAIAEGRLLKDLYYRLSVVSIFIPSLRSRKEDLPELVDYFINQFNHHFAMNIKGISDEVREIFQQYDWPGNVRELEHVMEGAFNLVGFEEEIGYKHLPFGFRQRIHHSVTDDESQDGSEFLYQSGTEIKPLELFIEEAETYYIQKALKYHDFNITKTAKSLGMSRQNLQYRIRKYGIERNSF